CTAATGACGATCCGATTGACTTATCTTTTTCCTAGCTGTTGCCGGCACCGTCTACGTACATTATATATTTACCACCAACGAGCCGTCCAGGCCCAGTCGATTGCCCTCCAAACTTCTCTACAATGCCACAAAGTAAGTGCGGACTTTAACCTTAACCTCGGGCCCCCttccgatccgattcgatcTGATCCTTATCCGTTCCGTTTTTCATTCCCGCTTCTTGATCCTTGCAGAAGCACCATTTTCGATCTGCCAAAGCCCATCAAGAATCCATCGAACTTACCTCTGATCTTTGGAAAAACAGTCGATCTGCAGCTACAGCAGATAATTGAATATGTCCTGCGCGACTTTATGCTGCCCTGGCTGGGGTAAGTAACCTCCAGAGTGGCCCTCCCTCCCCCATCCTCTAATGAACTCCAATGCACTATTAGCTATGTGGTCACGAATCCGAAGCTTATCAACGACGTGGTGCGAGAGGATCTGTGGAATGCCATACAGAAGATCCATGAGCGCGCCAGCAAAATGGATCCGGCAAAGATCATAGCCGTGGATATGGTGAATCGCGTCACCGTTCACCTGGAAAAGATACGCATTGCCGAGGCCCGAGCGTGAGTTACCATCGATTATCATGGCATCGTTTCACTCAACACTCTTTTCGCACAGGGCCGAGACGAACACGGCGCCAGTCTTCAGCAAAAACTCTTACCTGTCCGACGAGGTGAAGGAAATGGAGTTTCTGCGCAAGCTGTGTGAGATCATGGTGATCTTGCTGTTGCCACGCGGCTACTCCCTCCCTCCGCTCAAGATGCTACTTAGCGAAATCTTATCGTACAAGAGTAAGTTCTTCACCAGAAGAACGTTCAAATATTCCTTTTTAGTCAGGTGCTCGAAGAGTTTGGGGATACATTAGAGTTGTAGTaacatccagaaggaagcgtttccgaccccataaaacATAGATATTCTTCATAAgaatcaatagccgagtcgattgagccatgtctgtctgcccGCCTGTCCCTCTggattagcgcctagatctgaGACTATAAgtgctagagcaaccaaatttcgtATCCTGACTACTATGATATCacaccacaaaggacgaaaataatagaaaatgaCCATAGCTACCAGATCTCCGAATCTCAACCAGATCGGATAATTATTGTACCCCTTCCACGagctcgttctctctctctctatctctatctctctctctctctatctctctctctctctctctctctctttcgtgcATTGTGCACACCGTGTCTAAGGGAAGCGAGATATATCGACTGTTGTTGGTTTGAGAAATAAGATGTAGATGGGATAAACGAAGTGTAAGAATGGACATTAGCACATAACTAGGCAGAGGAGAGGCATACGGCAGTCATCGTCTGCGATACCAATTCCGGCGCTTTCGAATAATTACTAAtagaatatacatattgtacatatatactgtcCATATATACACCAGGCTCTCTGGTGTAAAAGAAAAGCCACCACACTTGCCGTTTCTTATAGTTTTATACCTTCTCTGGATTTTAGTCTTCTTTCCCATGATCAACATGCTCACCGCACCCGACTACATAAACCAGAAGGTGGTGCAGAACATCGAAACGCggctggcggcggcggcgatgaACAAGCGGAGCTATGAGTATGCGGCCAGCTTTGAGGACTTCCTGAAGATCATCAACAGCTCAGGAAACCTGGAGGAGCTCTCTCTCATCCGCAAGAGCATTGTGAACGACCTGATGCATGCCACAACCATGCAGAACTTACAACGTGCCAAAGGCCTCGATCCGGACCATGAGGACCATTCCCTATCCAAGTCCGAGCTGACGGCGGCCGTGCGGCTTAAGCGCTATGTCCGCCAGCTGACCTTGGCCAAGGCCGAGTGCGAGAAGAATTTGGCGAAATTCGGCTGGAACGGCAACTACTCTAGCGACATTGTAAGTGGCCCAGGCTAACTGAATTTACATATTTCTTATGTCTCATGTCTTGTCAAGGATCTGACGCTAGAGGAAATATTGAACACGGCCGTCGGCCGACGGTACTTCACCCTGTTCCTGGAGCCGCTGAAGGCTAGTGCCCTGGTGGGATTCTACCTCGCCGTGGAGGAGATCAAGCACGCACACAAGAGTGCCACCCATCAACTGGGCACGGAGATTTTCTACACGTACATCCGTGTACCGAAGCCGGAGATCCAGATCGACAAGCACGAGCGCAAGCTGATAGAGACCTTTCTGTTGGGGGATGCCGATCCCGACATCTTCTATGACATCCAGCGCAACATCCTGCGCACCCTCGAGGAAAAGTACTATCCACCATTTGTGCTCAGCGGTCAGTACCGACAGCTGAAGGAGGCGCTGGACTCGAACGAATTTACCGATCCCACCTTGATGCTGTGCCCCGCCATCGGGGATGTATCCGAGACGCAGGACGAGCACCCCAGAGCCGCAGATGGTCTCAATGGCAGGGCCATTGATGTGGCCGCCCACACGTCGTATGCACGGCGGAAGCTGGAACAGATACAGGAGCGCATTGACAAGAAAAATCAGGCCCTGGACGCCCTTAAGTATTCGGTCAAGCCGGAGTCCAAGGTCTTGTCCATACTCGAGAAGGAAATGGAGTGGCTGAAAAGCGAGAAGCGTCAAACGGAGGCACATCTCCGGCGAACAGACGCTTGGACCGAGCACCTGGGCAAGTGGAAGGCCACCATACAGAGTGTGGAAGTGAGTGGACTGTGGACTCTGACTGATAGTCTCAAATCATAATCCTTCTCGTCCTCGCCACAGGTCTCCGATGAAAAAGAGTCGCTGCAGTTTATGATACTTGTCCATGTGGACGAGGACATCAACGCTCCCCCGCAGGCGTTGCCAAAGAATGGGGACAGCAGCAACGCCAAGCCGGCCAAACGGCCCTCGGGAATCTCCAGCGGCTGGGTAGTCATGCGATCCCTCAACCAAGTCCATGTACGCGGGGGGCCCCGCCCCGAAGTGATTGTCATTTACACTAGTGGCTGACTCTTTCCACATCTCTTCCCCTACAGGAACTGCAACGAAAACTTCGACACGTTAGCTCGAATCTAAAGACGCTCGACTTACCCACCAACTTCAAGTTCTTCTTCCTGAAGACGGACCGGCATGGCCAGGAAAAGGCCAAGGGACAAATCCAAAAGTTTCTTAACGTGAGATTGATATATTCTTTGATCTACTACTGGAAAAGTCATAATCGCATATTTCTTGAAACAGTTCATACTCGAGGACGATCACCTAAATGGCAGCGAGGCTATCTACACGTTCCTCAGTCCCAGCTCAGACCACCTGAAACAGTCGCTGCCCTCGCCCAAAAAGTCAAAGTTCTCGCTCTCCACGCTGTTTAAGAGCGACGCTGCAAAGGCTCACGACTCCAGCAAAGCGACAGATCCCTTCTGGGGTCTGCAacgcgacgacgacgacatctCGACGTACCTGGACGGAGAGTCCGGCATCGATGCCAGTCGACTGATGGCTGACATAGACAGCAAGGACTCTATAGCAGAGCCCCTCTATGCTCTTATGGGCGAGATATTCGACATGGGCGGCGTCTTCAAATGGCTGCGCAAGAGCATCATCTCCTTCGTGCAGATTACGTACGGCCGGACGATTAATCGACAGATCCGCGAATCGGTC
The sequence above is a segment of the Drosophila pseudoobscura strain MV-25-SWS-2005 chromosome X, UCI_Dpse_MV25, whole genome shotgun sequence genome. Coding sequences within it:
- the snz gene encoding sorting nexin-25, with product MPSTHDFQRRRLPLFPIEPEPPATPTQRLTLVATRLLRALQLNWRIIVSGITLTLLAVIWYYPTFFLFFAFVVYSLVLVFLAVAGTVYVHYIFTTNEPSRPSRLPSKLLYNATKSTIFDLPKPIKNPSNLPLIFGKTVDLQLQQIIEYVLRDFMLPWLGYVVTNPKLINDVVREDLWNAIQKIHERASKMDPAKIIAVDMVNRVTVHLEKIRIAEARAAETNTAPVFSKNSYLSDEVKEMEFLRKLCEIMVILLLPRGYSLPPLKMLLSEILSYKIFFPMINMLTAPDYINQKVVQNIETRLAAAAMNKRSYEYAASFEDFLKIINSSGNLEELSLIRKSIVNDLMHATTMQNLQRAKGLDPDHEDHSLSKSELTAAVRLKRYVRQLTLAKAECEKNLAKFGWNGNYSSDIDLTLEEILNTAVGRRYFTLFLEPLKASALVGFYLAVEEIKHAHKSATHQLGTEIFYTYIRVPKPEIQIDKHERKLIETFLLGDADPDIFYDIQRNILRTLEEKYYPPFVLSGQYRQLKEALDSNEFTDPTLMLCPAIGDVSETQDEHPRAADGLNGRAIDVAAHTSYARRKLEQIQERIDKKNQALDALKYSVKPESKVLSILEKEMEWLKSEKRQTEAHLRRTDAWTEHLGKWKATIQSVEVSDEKESLQFMILVHVDEDINAPPQALPKNGDSSNAKPAKRPSGISSGWVVMRSLNQVHELQRKLRHVSSNLKTLDLPTNFKFFFLKTDRHGQEKAKGQIQKFLNFILEDDHLNGSEAIYTFLSPSSDHLKQSLPSPKKSKFSLSTLFKSDAAKAHDSSKATDPFWGLQRDDDDISTYLDGESGIDASRLMADIDSKDSIAEPLYALMGEIFDMGGVFKWLRKSIISFVQITYGRTINRQIRESVTYLFEESMLHNYFSVILKSFWPGGVLASAYPSRSDDMREMTSTAAKALLTDHIPEVLCNLVGAQAAKRGVLKVFEALQNPAYNKQLFYELLEILMIEFFPEIRQLRVNNTSTNGSKLNTATAGAAAASAAAALAAATAAATLPLNHGSASGSGSGGGLTTASQNHHQQVSSSSSMSLSTSSASSSTGGSHSHLQSHYHHGSHHHQPHQSHQQQGHSAHSGSSK